The following are from one region of the Hyla sarda isolate aHylSar1 chromosome 6, aHylSar1.hap1, whole genome shotgun sequence genome:
- the ZNF408 gene encoding zinc finger protein 408 isoform X1 gives MFTSGWVLVLKISEKSLSLNGNITALIQKLKAGCMTSSVFSLPVDSAQDAMYKALHVLPCGVALGPSLSQDGLSLYCVGRPLTSGSLIPFCSPVSEGEQSEESPSSSSPQGECWWLRFIRMRAKKENVKLCTLKGILHLQVLTSIQPGSELLLPSEDLTLCVRDNEDTALCSPNSTSDPPAHNSMQLPTETNDGRQAEELSGSLKCLASSLQPDVLVAIPHSKCMARRSELEESAVPAEQEKVLSPLTTEPEGAKLSANTECIGNVSLCTSTEEAECSPTTESIEDVNTEMTSSKSNTTKCRVVSAVKSIHEPQTETHVSSVPSAGAEQVYGNTNKPKKKKKAQDILPREKSEVRGDMTDVQGDQDRRNSKRKCSASPENVRRLEEHWNPTENLKKGSETKRTRPKDRSERKFHCKDCDKSFFQLGHLKRHSFIHSGLKPYLCPECGKEYCSEESFKAHLLSHQGLRPFKCPQCDKTYGTQRDLKEHSVLHTGQRPYRCEDCGKSFARRPTLRIHRKNYCTPSASQKKTPLQCGICHKQLANVCSLRNHMLIHTGEKPYTCSECGSSFRHRGNLRIHQRLHTGEKPYKCQYCGDAFPQQPELKRHLIIHTGEMHLCTVCGKALKDPHTLRAHERLHTGDRPFLCKYCGKSYPIATKLRRHLKSHLEEKPFRCHVCGMGYSFQHSLNRHLHSHRDEGQKSVVLGTKAITMEDTEQGHTLVLVQVHDSSENILVTGCTENSQLGKCHSPALLPMNSETLEVHSGMDHEDGILQKEHSPSLLLVSQTLEFSTVAEVVVELGM, from the exons ATGTTTACTTCCGGTTGGGTGCTAG TTCTCAAAATCTCTGAAAAATCTCTGTCATTAAATGGGAACATTACTGCACTAATCCAGAAGCTAAAAGCAG GTTGTATGACATCATCCGTCTTCTCTCTGCCTGTGGACAGTGCCCAGGATGCCATGTATAAGGCTCTGCACGTTCTCCCTTGTGGTGTGGCCCTGGGTCCTTCTTTGTCACAGGACGGGCTCAGTCTGTATTGTGTCGGCAGACCTCTGACCAGCGGCAGTCTTATTCCTTTCTGCAGTCCCGTCTCTGAAGGTGAACAATCAGAG GAATctccctcttcatcatcaccacaaggCGAATGTTGGTGGCTGAG GTTTATAAGAATGAGAGCAAAGAAAGAAAATGTGAAACTCTGCACACTTAAAGGAATCCTTCATCTCCAGGTTCTCACGTCAATCCAGCCAGGTTCTGAACTGCTCCTTCCCTCGGAGGACCTCACGCTCTGTGTTAGGGATAATGAAGACACAGCTCTGTGTTCTCCAAATTCCACAAGTGACCCTCCTGCCCACAACTCGATGCAGTTGCCAACAGAGACAAATGATGGCAGACAGGCCGAGGAGTTATCAGGCAGCTTAAAATGTTTAGCTTCATCACTGCAACCTGATGTGTTGGTTGCGATTCCTCACTCAAAGTGCATGGCAAGAAGATCTGAACTAGAGGAATCAGCAGTCCCTGCTGAACAAGAGAAGGTCCTGTCACCACTCACCACAGAACCAGAAGGAGCTAAGCTTTCTGCTAACACAGAATGTATTGGGAATGTCTCCCTATGTACATCCACAGAAGAGGCCGAGTGCTCCCCAACTACAG AATCCATAGAAGATGTAAACACTGAGATGACCTCTAGCAAATCCAATACTACAAAGTGTAGAGTTGTCTCAGCAGTGAAATCTATCCATGAGCCTCAAACTGAAACCCACGTGTCCAGTGTCCCTTCAGCTGGGGCCGAGCAAGTGTATGGAAACACTAATAAaccaaagaagaagaagaaagcacAAGATATTTTACCCAGAGAGAAGAGTGAGGTAAGAGGTGACATGACAGATGTCCAAGGTGACCAAGATAGACGAAACTCCAAGAGAAAATGCTCTGCCTCTCCGGAAAACGTGCGCagactggaggaacactggaatCCTACAGAAAATCTAAAGAAAGGGAGCGAAACTAAAAGGACAAGACCAAAAGACCGATCGGAACGCAAATTCCATTGTAAAGATTGTGACAAAAGCTTCTTCCAGCTgggccatttaaagagacacagctTCATCCACAGCGGACTCAAACCATACTTGTGCCCAGAGTGCGGGAAGGAATATTGCTCCGAGGAAAGCTTCAAGGCCCATTTACTAAGTCACCAAGGACTGCGCCCCTTCAAGTGTCCGCAGTGCGATAAGACGTACGGCACCCAGCGTGACCTGAAGGAGCATTCTGTACTGCACACGGGGCAGCGCCCTTATCGCTGTGAGGATTGTGGGAAAAGCTTTGCTCGCAGACCGACCCTCCGCATCCACCGTAAGAATTACTGCACGCCCAGTGCCAGCCAAAAGAAGACTCCTCTGCAGTGCGGGATCTGTCACAAGCAGCTGGCCAACGTCTGCTCCCTGCGAAACCACATGCTGAtccatacaggggagaagccatatacGTGTTCAGAGTGCGGCAGCTCCTTCCGCCATAGAGGAAATTTGCGGATCCATCAAAGACTGCACACCGGTGAGAAACCTTATAAATGCCAGTATTGTGGAGACGCGTTCCCACAGCAGCCTGAGCTCAAGCGCCATCTTATCATTCACACAGGGGAAATGCATttgtgtactgtgtgcggcaaAGCATTAAAAGACCCTCACACTTTGCGTGCCCATGAGCGGTTACACACAGGTGATCGCCCCTTTCTCTGCAAGTACTGCGGCAAATCTTACCCCATTGCCACCAAGCTGCGGCGTCACCTTAAATCCCATCTGGAGGAGAAGCCATTCCGCTGCCACGTGTGCGGGATGGGCTATTCTTTTCAGCACAGCCTAAACCGTCATCTTCATAGCCACAGAGACGAAGGGCAGAAATCTGTGGTCCTTGGTACCAAAGCAATAACAATGGAGGACACTGAGCAGGGGCATACGCTGGTGCTGGTGCAAGTCCATGACAGCTCAGAAAATATATTGGTTACCGGCTGCACCGAGAACTCTCAACTGGGTAAATGCCACAGCCCCGCATTGCTACCTATGAACTCGGAGACATTGGAGGTTCATTCAGGAATGGACCATGAGGATGGGATCCTGCAAAAAGAACATAGCCCCAGTCTATTACTGGTCTCCCAGACTCTGGAGTTCAGCACAGTAGCCGAGGTGGTAGTGGAATTAGGGATGTAA
- the ZNF408 gene encoding zinc finger protein 408 isoform X2, giving the protein MTSSVFSLPVDSAQDAMYKALHVLPCGVALGPSLSQDGLSLYCVGRPLTSGSLIPFCSPVSEGEQSEESPSSSSPQGECWWLRFIRMRAKKENVKLCTLKGILHLQVLTSIQPGSELLLPSEDLTLCVRDNEDTALCSPNSTSDPPAHNSMQLPTETNDGRQAEELSGSLKCLASSLQPDVLVAIPHSKCMARRSELEESAVPAEQEKVLSPLTTEPEGAKLSANTECIGNVSLCTSTEEAECSPTTESIEDVNTEMTSSKSNTTKCRVVSAVKSIHEPQTETHVSSVPSAGAEQVYGNTNKPKKKKKAQDILPREKSEVRGDMTDVQGDQDRRNSKRKCSASPENVRRLEEHWNPTENLKKGSETKRTRPKDRSERKFHCKDCDKSFFQLGHLKRHSFIHSGLKPYLCPECGKEYCSEESFKAHLLSHQGLRPFKCPQCDKTYGTQRDLKEHSVLHTGQRPYRCEDCGKSFARRPTLRIHRKNYCTPSASQKKTPLQCGICHKQLANVCSLRNHMLIHTGEKPYTCSECGSSFRHRGNLRIHQRLHTGEKPYKCQYCGDAFPQQPELKRHLIIHTGEMHLCTVCGKALKDPHTLRAHERLHTGDRPFLCKYCGKSYPIATKLRRHLKSHLEEKPFRCHVCGMGYSFQHSLNRHLHSHRDEGQKSVVLGTKAITMEDTEQGHTLVLVQVHDSSENILVTGCTENSQLGKCHSPALLPMNSETLEVHSGMDHEDGILQKEHSPSLLLVSQTLEFSTVAEVVVELGM; this is encoded by the exons ATGACATCATCCGTCTTCTCTCTGCCTGTGGACAGTGCCCAGGATGCCATGTATAAGGCTCTGCACGTTCTCCCTTGTGGTGTGGCCCTGGGTCCTTCTTTGTCACAGGACGGGCTCAGTCTGTATTGTGTCGGCAGACCTCTGACCAGCGGCAGTCTTATTCCTTTCTGCAGTCCCGTCTCTGAAGGTGAACAATCAGAG GAATctccctcttcatcatcaccacaaggCGAATGTTGGTGGCTGAG GTTTATAAGAATGAGAGCAAAGAAAGAAAATGTGAAACTCTGCACACTTAAAGGAATCCTTCATCTCCAGGTTCTCACGTCAATCCAGCCAGGTTCTGAACTGCTCCTTCCCTCGGAGGACCTCACGCTCTGTGTTAGGGATAATGAAGACACAGCTCTGTGTTCTCCAAATTCCACAAGTGACCCTCCTGCCCACAACTCGATGCAGTTGCCAACAGAGACAAATGATGGCAGACAGGCCGAGGAGTTATCAGGCAGCTTAAAATGTTTAGCTTCATCACTGCAACCTGATGTGTTGGTTGCGATTCCTCACTCAAAGTGCATGGCAAGAAGATCTGAACTAGAGGAATCAGCAGTCCCTGCTGAACAAGAGAAGGTCCTGTCACCACTCACCACAGAACCAGAAGGAGCTAAGCTTTCTGCTAACACAGAATGTATTGGGAATGTCTCCCTATGTACATCCACAGAAGAGGCCGAGTGCTCCCCAACTACAG AATCCATAGAAGATGTAAACACTGAGATGACCTCTAGCAAATCCAATACTACAAAGTGTAGAGTTGTCTCAGCAGTGAAATCTATCCATGAGCCTCAAACTGAAACCCACGTGTCCAGTGTCCCTTCAGCTGGGGCCGAGCAAGTGTATGGAAACACTAATAAaccaaagaagaagaagaaagcacAAGATATTTTACCCAGAGAGAAGAGTGAGGTAAGAGGTGACATGACAGATGTCCAAGGTGACCAAGATAGACGAAACTCCAAGAGAAAATGCTCTGCCTCTCCGGAAAACGTGCGCagactggaggaacactggaatCCTACAGAAAATCTAAAGAAAGGGAGCGAAACTAAAAGGACAAGACCAAAAGACCGATCGGAACGCAAATTCCATTGTAAAGATTGTGACAAAAGCTTCTTCCAGCTgggccatttaaagagacacagctTCATCCACAGCGGACTCAAACCATACTTGTGCCCAGAGTGCGGGAAGGAATATTGCTCCGAGGAAAGCTTCAAGGCCCATTTACTAAGTCACCAAGGACTGCGCCCCTTCAAGTGTCCGCAGTGCGATAAGACGTACGGCACCCAGCGTGACCTGAAGGAGCATTCTGTACTGCACACGGGGCAGCGCCCTTATCGCTGTGAGGATTGTGGGAAAAGCTTTGCTCGCAGACCGACCCTCCGCATCCACCGTAAGAATTACTGCACGCCCAGTGCCAGCCAAAAGAAGACTCCTCTGCAGTGCGGGATCTGTCACAAGCAGCTGGCCAACGTCTGCTCCCTGCGAAACCACATGCTGAtccatacaggggagaagccatatacGTGTTCAGAGTGCGGCAGCTCCTTCCGCCATAGAGGAAATTTGCGGATCCATCAAAGACTGCACACCGGTGAGAAACCTTATAAATGCCAGTATTGTGGAGACGCGTTCCCACAGCAGCCTGAGCTCAAGCGCCATCTTATCATTCACACAGGGGAAATGCATttgtgtactgtgtgcggcaaAGCATTAAAAGACCCTCACACTTTGCGTGCCCATGAGCGGTTACACACAGGTGATCGCCCCTTTCTCTGCAAGTACTGCGGCAAATCTTACCCCATTGCCACCAAGCTGCGGCGTCACCTTAAATCCCATCTGGAGGAGAAGCCATTCCGCTGCCACGTGTGCGGGATGGGCTATTCTTTTCAGCACAGCCTAAACCGTCATCTTCATAGCCACAGAGACGAAGGGCAGAAATCTGTGGTCCTTGGTACCAAAGCAATAACAATGGAGGACACTGAGCAGGGGCATACGCTGGTGCTGGTGCAAGTCCATGACAGCTCAGAAAATATATTGGTTACCGGCTGCACCGAGAACTCTCAACTGGGTAAATGCCACAGCCCCGCATTGCTACCTATGAACTCGGAGACATTGGAGGTTCATTCAGGAATGGACCATGAGGATGGGATCCTGCAAAAAGAACATAGCCCCAGTCTATTACTGGTCTCCCAGACTCTGGAGTTCAGCACAGTAGCCGAGGTGGTAGTGGAATTAGGGATGTAA